A portion of the Jaculus jaculus isolate mJacJac1 chromosome 5, mJacJac1.mat.Y.cur, whole genome shotgun sequence genome contains these proteins:
- the Fosl2 gene encoding fos-related antigen 2 — MYQDYPGNFDTSSRGSSGSPAHAESYSSGGGGQQKFRVDMPGSGSAFIPTINAITTSQDLQWMVQPTVITSMSNPYSRSHPYNPLPGLASVPGHMALPRPGVIKTIGTTVGRRRRDEQLSPEEEEKRRIRRERNKLAAAKCRNRRRELTEKLQAETEELEEEKSGLQKEIAELQKEKEKLEFMLVAHGPVCKISPEERRSPQAAGLQPLRGGGNAIGAVVVKQEPLEEDSPSASVVGLDKAQRSVIKPISIAGGFYGEEPLHTPIVVTSTPAITPGTSNLVFTYPSVLEQESPASPSESCSKAHRRSSSSGDQSSDSLNSPTLLAL, encoded by the exons ATGTACCAGGATTATCCCGGGAACTTTGACACCTCGTCCCGGGGCAGCAGCGGCTCTCCTGCGCACGCCGAGTCCTACtccagcggcggcggcggccagcAG AAGTTCCGGGTAGATATGCCTGGCTCAGGCAGCGCCTTCATCCCCACCATCAACGCCATCACCACCAGCCAGGACCTGCAGTGGATGGTACAGCCCACAGTGATCACCTCCATGTCTAACCCCTACTCCCGCTCACACCCCTACAACCCGCTGCCAGGCCTGGCCTCTGTTCCTGGGCACATGGCCCTCCCAAGACCGGGGGTGATCAAGACCATTGGCACCACAGTGGGCCGCAGGAGGAGAGATGAGCAG CTGTCGCCCGAAGAGGAGGAGAAACGTCGAATCCGGAGGGAGAGGAACAAGCTGGCTGCTGCCAAGTGCAGGAACCGACGCAGGGAGCTGACAGAGAAGCTGCAAGCG GAGACagaggagctggaggaggagaAGTCTGGTCTGCAGAAAGAAATTGCAGAGctgcagaaggagaaggagaagttgGAGTTCATGTTGGTGGCCCATGGCCCCGTGTGCAAGATCAGTCCCGAGGAGCGTCGCTCCCCGCAGGCCGCAGGGCTGCAGCCCCTCCGCGGTGGGGGCAACGCGATTGGTGCCGTAGTGGTGAAACAGGAGCCCCTTGAAGAGGACAGCCCCTCGGCCTCCGTCGTGGGGCTGGACAAGGCCCAGCGCTCCGTCATCAAACCCATCAGCATCGCCGGAGGCTTTTATGGAGAGGAACCCCTGCACACTCCCATAGTGGTGACCTCCACGCCTGCCATCACTCCGGGTACCTCGAACCTCGTCTTCACCTACCCTAGCGTCCTGGAACAGGAGTCGCCTGCGTCTCCCTCCGAGTCCTGCTCCAAGGCTCACCGCAGAAGCAGTAGCAGTGGGGACCAGTCGTCAGACTCGTTGAACTCCCCCACGCTGCTGGCCCTGTAA